CCGAGACCCAGACTGAGGTTCCTTATGAATACCGATCAACTGATCCAGAGCCATCCTAACCCGGCTCTCCTGATCCTTCGGGGCGTGCGTCTCATTCTCAAGTCTCGCAGACGTTGGACCAAGGGTGCAATGGCACGCGACCGTTTCGGTGAGACGGTTATGTCCTATGGAAGCGATGCTTCGTGTTTCTGTCTTTACGGCGCGGTTCGTCGTGCTTCGGATGAGCTGGGGCTCACCTCTTATCGAAGCTGGGCGATCACCAGCCTGAACACTGCGGCCGGCGGCTGCATGATCACATTCAATGACCGGGAGAAAACCCGGCACCAGGATGTGATTGCTCTGCTCGACCGAGCGATCCAGGAGGCGGCATGAACGAGCTGGTGCTGAACCTGCAAAAGGTTCGTGAATATCTGACGCCGAAAGGCCGATGGACTCAACGTGCACTCTTTCGGGATGCGGCGGGGAACTCAATCTCCACGCTCGACGAATACGAGAACCGGGCGACCTGTGCGTGCCTACTCGGTGCAATCCACATCTCGGTTCCGCCTCAACATATCGATTCCGTTAAGCGGGCGATTGTGGGCCAACTTCCACCGTCCGCGGCGGGTGTCATTCATTGGTTCAACGATGATCTCGGCACGAGACAGAGCGATGTTCTGGCCGTGATCGACCGAGCGATTGAGAAGGTGGCGGCATGAACGTCTATAAGAAAATCCAGAATCATCCGAACCCGGCCCTGTTAATTCTTCGGGGCGTTCGGCTCATTCTGTCGGACCCGAAACGATGGACGAAGGGTTCTCTCGCGAGAACGTCTCGCGGCAAAGAGGTCACCGAGGTGTCTCCTTCGGCTTCTTGCTTCTGTCTCGAGGGTGCTCTGTTCCGAGCCGAACACGAGTTGAAGCTTTCGAATATCGATCGGGTATCCGCCCGCAGCATCATCCAGAGTGTGCTGCCGAAACCGTTCGGCATGTCGATCTGGCTCTTCAACGACAGTAAGCGCACCTCGCACAAGCGGCTGCTGAAGGTCATCGACCTCGCGATCAAGGAAGCGGCGTAAATGCTCGAACTTGTTGTCTCGCGTACCGACGACATCGACCCCGAACAGCCTGACCCCGGTCCTCCGGCCGGAACGGTCTGCAGAGTTCTGGGTCGCACCCGTGAAGGGAACCTGATCCTCGAAGGCTGGCCGGCGCCGGCGACCCCCTCCTTCCTCGAAGGTTGGATGGCCGAGGACTTTCGACCCGCATGTTCTCAGGAGCGTCTCGACTATGAGAGACATCTTCATCAACGCGAGGAAGTGGCTCGCTGACCCCAAGCACTGGGTTCAGGGCGAGCTGTGCGTATACGACGACGTTAACAATCCCGATCTCAGAAAGGTGTCCTGCACCTGTCTGATGGGGGCTCTTGATCGTGCCTCTTCGATCAAGGCAAACGACGCGCTGATATGGGCTGACTATGACGTCCTCGCATTCTTGAGGAAGTTCATCCCCAACACTGGTGATGGCAACGACATCGCCGGGTTCAACGATGACACCAACACGACGCACGCCGATGTCCTGGCCGTGCTCGACCGCGCTATCGCGGCCTGCCCGTTGACCGAGGTCGAGAACCCGGTCGCCCACCACTGATCTTACCGCGGTAAGGAACCTTCATGCAGATCACCCTCAAAAGGGCTTTGAAACTCCGTAAGGAGATCGAGGCCACGCTCGCCGCGGCGAAGCTCGAGACCCGAGCCTCCTTCTCCCTTCTGGTCCCCAAGGTCCAGACCGATCTCGAAGACGTTATCAAACTCACCCAGGGTGAGCTGATCGCGAAAGCCCGCCGTCTCATTGAGCTGTCGACCGTTCTTCGCGTCCTTCGCATCGACATTTCGCAGGCCAATGCCAACGCCGGCGTCGATACACTGCTGGCCGAGATCGCTGATCGTGAGCGGGTGATGAAGCTCCTGAAATCGATCACCGACGCGGCGCCGATGGCAAGCATCGAACAGCTGACCGCTACCAAGGATCGCGCGGTCAAGAAGCTTGACGATCCCGATTATTCGTCGGACTCGCTTGCGACCAATCTCGTCGACGACACAATCCGCGAGGAACTGTCGAAAGAAATTCTGAGCCTGAAGCGCACCAAGGAGACGCTCGAAGACGAGCGTGCGGCGCTGAATGGCTCCACCCGCATAACTCTCACGAAGACGCAGGTCGAAACCCTCACGGGCTTCGGCTTGCTCTGAGTGAGAGCGGGGAGACTGACTCGAAGTGCAAAGCCCTGCCGATGGGGTCAATTGTCGGATTGGCAAACCTACTGTCTCTAGTAGCCGGCCCATAACGGCGACCCTCGCGGTCTCCTGTCCATAGTCGCCGGTCATCATAGACGTTTGTGGTTCGTGCCTCGTCGATCGTCGATCGTTCCTTGTCCTGCACCTCGGCATCAGTCTCCCCACCTAATTGGGTTGGGTCCAGCGTCCACCAAGAGTTGGCTTGTCTCACCCTCCGACGCGCGTCGGTTGGGACAAACGAGCGTGCGGCCGATGAGGTGGAACTGATCCAGACGTCCCGGCACTGATCAATCGCCCCGTCGGCCCAACCCTTTCTTTTGCTCCCTTCGTCTAGCGGTCTAGGACGCCTCCCCTCTCAGGGAGGAAACGGTGGCTCGTATCCATCAGGGAGCGCCAATTCTTACGGAGAAGGTATGCGCGAAGCTCTTCTTACATTCGTCGTGTTCGGCCCGGCTCTCGCCTTGGTGTTTGCTGCGGCTCGCCGGCTTTCCCATCGGTACAAGCGAAAAGCTCCGGTCGAGATGGAAACTATCACCATCCGGACGCTCGGTTATACGGACGGAAACTTCAGCTATCACAGTGACCGGCCAATCTCGATCCAGATCACGCGCCCGAAACTCGCGAGGTAACAATGTTCACAAGCACCTTCTGTTACCGGGGTCAGATCGACTTCCCGGAGTTCAGTGGTCTGCGCGTCATGATGATGCCGGTTGTATTGGGCGACCTCGGGTCAATCCCGGACATGCTCGCCTCGTATCGTGGTGTTCTGACCAAACTCTTCGCTCTCGGTGGCCATGCCGGTTCCGTCGGCTATGTCACCATCGACGAGAAACATCTCACTCCGGGTGACACAACCCGCCGCGGCGGTCTCCACGTTGATGGTGTCTATCAGGGGAAGATGGGGGCTTGGGGTGGCGGTGGCGGTTGGGGTTCTGTCGGCAACGGAATGCTGACGGTCTCCAGCTATCCGGCCTGTCGGGCATGGAACCAGCACTTCATCGGAATGCCGGGCGACGAGGGTGAATGCGACCATCTGATCGACCAGCTCGATCCGAAGGCCGAGCGCGTCTTCGGCGCCGGCGAGGTCTACTGGCTCGATGGTCTCTGTGTACACGAGTCCATGCCGGTCCCCGAAGAAACTGACCGGCAGTTCATCCGGCTTTCGCTCCCGAGCAACGGCCCGTGGTTCGAAGGTTACACGGAGAACCCTCTCGGCATTCGCCCGAGCGGTGAAATCCTTCCTCGTCGCGAATTCATGTGAGGCGGAAATGAGGATCAAAGGCAAGCCCGTGCTTACGGGTAACAAGCGGCTTCGCCGTGGCTTCCTCGGCCGAGCGGTGATGCAGGTCGAGATCGAAATCCCCACCGGTGTCGCTTTCGGCGGCAAGGATTACTGGACTTCTGGTCGACGCTATTGGCGTGACGCCCGGTGGTCTGATGTCCAGACGCGAGAAGCTCCCTTCTATGTGAAGGTCGCGGCGTAATGGCAAATCGCTACATCGTTGCTCGAAACACCGAAACCGGTCGGTGGGA
Above is a window of Terrihabitans soli DNA encoding:
- a CDS encoding DUF6197 family protein, whose product is MNTDQLIQSHPNPALLILRGVRLILKSRRRWTKGAMARDRFGETVMSYGSDASCFCLYGAVRRASDELGLTSYRSWAITSLNTAAGGCMITFNDREKTRHQDVIALLDRAIQEAA
- a CDS encoding DUF6197 family protein encodes the protein MNELVLNLQKVREYLTPKGRWTQRALFRDAAGNSISTLDEYENRATCACLLGAIHISVPPQHIDSVKRAIVGQLPPSAAGVIHWFNDDLGTRQSDVLAVIDRAIEKVAA
- a CDS encoding DUF6197 family protein, with the protein product MNVYKKIQNHPNPALLILRGVRLILSDPKRWTKGSLARTSRGKEVTEVSPSASCFCLEGALFRAEHELKLSNIDRVSARSIIQSVLPKPFGMSIWLFNDSKRTSHKRLLKVIDLAIKEAA
- a CDS encoding DUF6197 family protein; this encodes MRDIFINARKWLADPKHWVQGELCVYDDVNNPDLRKVSCTCLMGALDRASSIKANDALIWADYDVLAFLRKFIPNTGDGNDIAGFNDDTNTTHADVLAVLDRAIAACPLTEVENPVAHH